In Candidatus Eisenbacteria bacterium, the genomic stretch CGGGGTGCCAACCTGAGCCCCGATCGAGGAGACGTTGACGACGTGTCCGCCCCCACGCTTGCGCATGGCGGGCAGCAGGCCGAGGAGCAGGCGCACCGCACCGAAGTAGTTGATCTCCATGGTGCGCTCGAAGTCGTGGAAGCGATCTTCCGAGAGGCTGAGCGAGCGTCGGATCGAGCGGCCGGCGTTGTTGACGAGGACGTCCACGCCGCCGAAGCGTGCGACGACGTCGTGGCAGAGGCGCTCGACGCTTGCGGCGTCCGTGAGGTCGGTCGGAAACGCGGATGCCGTGCCGCCGGCGCGCTCGATGAGCGTTCGCACCTCGGCGAGCTGATCGGCTCGCCGGGCGACGAGGATCGCGTGCGCGCCCGCGGCCGCGACCTTGATGGCGAGCGCCCGCCCGATACCGGACGACGCGCCGGTGACGAGGACGTACTTGCCCCGCACCGCGCGTTCGAGACTTTGCGTGTGCGACGAGTCGGGGTGCAGATTGCCGTCCCAATAGCTCCACAGACGCGGGGCATAGGAGGCGAGCGGCGGCACCGCGATGCCCGAGCCCGCGAGCGCAGCCAGGGTCTCGCCGCAGTCGAAGATGGTCGGGTTGCCGACGTAGTGGAGCGCCCGTGGCGGGATCCCGATCGCGCGTTGCACGAGGCGGCTCGCCACCCCATCTCCATAGTGCGCGATGGCGTGCATGGCCGTCTCCGCGATCCCGTTGAGGCCGGGAATGGGCAGCGAGAGTCGTGGGGCCCTGGCGGCGTCGGCGAAGACGTTGATCGTCTCGGCAGCGGTTCGCGGCGACGGGTCGACCAGATGGAAGGTCCTGCGGTCGAGACCCTCCCGGTGCGCGAGGTGGTCGAGCGCGGCGGCGACGAAGTCTGACCGGGACCAGATTGAGGTAGCCCGTCCCGACGCGGGGCAGCGGCAGGAACGCCGGCAGCGAAGCCCCGAGGCGCGAAAGGAGGGGGAAGAAGTAATAGGGCCCGTCGACCTTGTCCATCTCGCCCGTCACCGAATGACCCACGACGAGCGACGGCCGGTAGATGCGCCACGGCACGGCGCACGCGGTGCGCACGATGCGCTCGGATTCGTGCTTGGTGCGGAAGTACGGGTCCTGGAGATCGCCGGCCTCGTCGAACATGTCCTCGCGAAAGACGCCGTCGTATCGTCCCGCCACGGCAATCGAGCTCACGTGGTGGAAGCGCCGGGCCGCGATGCGCTCGGCGACCTCGACCGCATTGCGGGTCCCCACGACGTTCACCTCGTCGAGCGCTCGCTCGCTCGCCGCCATGTCGTAGAGGCCGCCGACGTGGAAGAAATGCGCGACACGCCCGCACAGATCCGCGAGCTGCGCGCCAGCGAGGCCGAAGCTCGGCACGACGAGGTCGCCCACCACCGGAACGACTCGCTCGGCACCGGCGTCCCGACGCGCGAGCTGCTCTTCGAAGCGGCCGAGCGAACGCGTCCGCACGAGGACGAAAATCTTCCCCGTTCGCCGACGAAGCAGCTCCTGGATCAGATGGCGGCCGATGAAGCCGGTGCCGCCGGTAAGGAAATAGTCACCGGACGTCGTCGGCGCATCGCCGCTCGAGACCATCCCGGGCCTTGAGCAGTCGGCGTGCCACCGCCGCAAGTCGCGACGCGCACCCCCGACGGTTTCAGGGACGAGAACCCCGGACGTCCGCCTTCCCATGTTCGGGAAGCGACGTTCGCTTCCGCCGATGCCGGCGGCGCGACCTGGACGTCCCTACCTGGTGAGCGCTCGGAACGGCGGCGTGAGCCCGAGCGCCATGTACGAGGTCGTGGTCGTCGTCAGGACGTTGATCGTGTGGTCGTAGGTGTTGCAGCAGCTTCCGCTCGCGGTCCGGACCGGACAGGGAGTGATGCCGTTCTGCGGATCGCTGACCTCGTAGGATCGCACGTGGATCGGAGCCGGTGCAGCCGCACCCGGAATGTAGATCGTGCTCTGGACTCCAGTGAGGATCGGAAGCCAACCTCCCGAATCGACGTACCCCGGTCCGCTGCAGTCCGTCGACTCGTGGTAGACGTTGCCGCCGATCCGGCCGTCGCCCGTGACGGCGAGCAGCACGGGTCCCGGCAAGCTCGAATGCGTGAACAGGACGGCCGCCATCACCTGATTGTTGCTGGAGGTCCCCGCCGCGTTCAGCACCGGACCGACCTCGAGCCCGGTCGCGTCGACGAGATGGACCGGTGTGGGACCGGCCGGCCCCTGCGATCCGTTCGGCCCGGGAGTGTCTGTGACGCCCAGGGCAGTGAGCGACAGGACCGTCTCGTGCTTGCGACAGGCGCTCCGCACGTTGACGCCGCCCCCGCGCTTGCTCCGGCAGAGCGTTTCAGCGGGCGCGGAGGTCGCGACGAGCGTCGCCAGGAGGAGCAGCGGGAGCCATCGCGGGGTCGTCATGATCCGTCGCCTCATCGCAGCACGGCTCTGAAGGGAGGGGTGAAGTCGGGCAGCGCGATGCGGACGGCGGGGACGAGGTCGTCGTTGAACGTCGCGGCGATGCAGCACGTTCCGCGGACGGTCAGATCGGCGACGTCGCACAGGCCGAAGATGTCGGTTTCGTACGATATGATGGGGATCGAGGCCGCGCTACCCGATGCCAGGTAGGCGGCGGATCCCTCCAAATGGGCGTATGCGCCGAGCATGGCCGACAGGTGAGGTTGGCCGTTGCAGTTCGCTTCCGTGTACTCCACGAACGCGAATGCATCGTCACCCAGGTTCGTGAAGCCGCTCGAGGCGACCGCGAACCGGACGGGTGATGCGAATCCCGGGTAGGTCATGCTCACGAGCGCGGTCCCGAACTCGAACGAGAGAACCGTTCCGACTTCCTGATCATGCGCGTCCAGGATGGCGAGCGGGAACCCTCCTTGCTTGCCCGGCAGGCCGGCCTGGCCGGCGGGACCCGTAGGGCTGACGGCCGTGCCGTCGAGCGGTCGCTCCGACTTCTTGCAGTTCGCGCGCGAGGTGAGCTTGCCGTTCCGACCTACGCACCCGGTGGCGCCCGCGTCCGCCGCACCGGCGATGACCATGGCGACGGCGATCACGGTGCTGGCTCGGATCATGGCGTCACGCCCGTGATCGGGAACGTGATGCCGAGGTCGGTCACGTCGAACCGCGCGGCGGGCGCGACGGACGTCATGAGCACCGACGTGTACGGCTGGCAGCAGGTTCCCCGCGTCGTGGGGGTCAAGCAGCTCTCCTCGACCGCCTCGAAGGATTGCGGCAGCAGAGTCACGGACGCTGCGGTCGAGTAGTACAGCGCCTGACCCACCACGCTCGCCGACGGGAGCAATGGCCGGGTGTGCCCCACGTGGGGTTGCCCAGCGCAATCGGGTTGTAGGTAGTAGATCAGGTCATCGAACCCGACGTCGATTCCGGTGTCGATGGGTAGCGTCCGGAATACCAGCAGCGTCGGTTGCGGTAGCGGCGCCCGATCGATCACGCACGCTGGTTCCGTGCCCGCGTCGATGACGTGACCGACGTCGTTGCCGCTGCCGTCGACGATGCGAAGCGGGACCTGCCCGCTGGGTCCGGTCGGACCGGTAGCGCCCATCTGGCCGGGAAGCCCGACGATGCCGAGGTCCGCTGGCGTCAGCACCGTGTCCCGGCGCTTGCAGCGTTCGGCGGCGACGACCCGCCCCGACTTCTTCGCACAGAGCGTGAGCGCGTTCGCCGGGTCGGTGGCGACGACCAACAGCAACGCGCCCGCGAGGACCAGGCGTGGGAGCGCAATCATTCGACACCCCTACAACAAGACGGCCCCCGGATGCAGCCCCCCTATACCCGCACGAAGTCGATGAACCCGCGCTCGGGGTCCGTGTGGACGAGCCGGACACGCACCTCGTCGCCCACGTCGAGCCCTTCCTCGCCGCGCTCGACGCGTCCCTCGACGGGCGGATCGAAGACGCGCACCCACGTGCCCTTCGACGAGGCGCCCGTCACGACGCCGTCGAACTGCTGGCCGATCCGGCTCGAGAGCAGGCACGCGGCGGCGGCCTTGCGCACCCGCCGCTCGACCTTCTGGGCGCCGTCCTCCTTCTCGGTGCATTCGGCGGCGAGGGCGTTCAGCTCGTCTCGACCGTACGGCACCTTCTTCTGCGCGAGGGCCGCGTGCACGAGGCGCTGCGTGACGAGGTCGGGATAGCGCCGGTTGGGCGCCGTCGAGTGCGTGTATTCGCTCACCGCGAGCCCGAAGTGCCCGACGACGGTCTGGCCGGGGAAGCTGGCCGCGTACTCGCCGCGCCCGAGCAGCTTGACGATGGTGAGGGAGAGATCCGGAAATCGCAGCGGATCGGCGGCCCTGCGCCTCAGCAGGAACGCGTTGAGCGCCGGCGCGTCGGGCGCGCCGGGCAGCTGCTCACCGTAGTCGGCGGCGAGCGACACGATGCGCTGCCAGCGCTCGGGCAAGCGCACGACCCGGCGGAACACCGGGAACCGCCGCGCTTCGAGGAACCGTGCCACGATCCCGTTCGCGGCGATCATGAAGTCCTCGATCAGCTGCCGGGCGCGGTTCGGGGCCTCGGCCGCGAGCCTGCTCACGCGGTCGCCGTCGAACTCCGCACGAGCCTCGATGGTCTCGAGCTCGAGTGCGCCGTGGTCGTGGCGATGCTCCTTCAGGCGCTGCGCCACGCCGTCCTGGAGCTTCAGGTTCTCCGCCAGCCCGGACACGGCGGCGACCGCCGCAGGCAGCGGGCCCTCGCCCTCGAGCCAGGCGCCGACCGCGTGGTAGGCGAGCTTCGCGTGGTTGTGCACGAGCGCGGGGTAGACAGTCGACTCGCCGCACACGCCGTCGGGCCCGACCGCGATCTCGATCACCACCGCGAGGCGATCCACGTCCGGGTTGAGCGACGTGAGATCGGTGCTGAGTCGCTCCGGTAGCATCGGGAAGATCCGGGGCGGCGTGTAGACCGAGGTGGTGTTGGCGCGCGCGTGCCGGTCGAGCGCCGTGCCCGGGGACACGGTCGCGCTCACGTCGGCGACGGCCACGCGGATCGTGGTGCAGCCGTCGATCGACGCCTCGGCCACCGTGAGCTGGTCGAGATCACGCGAGTCGTCGTTGTCGATCGAGCACCAGGGCAGGGCACGCAGGTCGCGCGCGTGGCCGTGGCCGCCGGCGCCATCCGGGAGCGCGCCGGCCTCGGCCAGCGCCGCGGGCGGAAACTCGGGCTCGAGCCCGTACTCGATCATCGCGTTCCGCGCGACGCGGAGAAGGAGGGCGCGCTCCGATTCTCGGGACGGCGTCAGGGAGCACCGTCGGGGCTCGCGCACGTGCGCGAGCGCGCGAACGACGGCGCCGTGATCGCCGCTTCCGTCCCGAGCGCGGACTGGAGGCAGGCGAGCGCTTCGGGCGGCGAATCGACGAACCTCACCATCTCGAGGTCCTCCTTCGAGATCACGCCGTGGCGGACGAGCGCCGGAAAGTTCACGATCTCGTTCCAGTAGGTCGATCCGTACATGACGGTCACGATCGGGCGCTCGAGCTTGCGGGTCTGGCACAGGGTCAGGATCTCGAACAGCTCGTCCAGCGTGCCGTAGCCGCCGGGGAAGACGACGATCGCGCGCGCCAAGTGGGCGAACCACAGCTTGCGCATGAAGAAGTAGTGGAACTCGAAGCTGAGCCCGGGCGTGATGTACGGATTCGGTCGCTGCTCGTGCGGAAGGCCGATGTTGAGGCCGATCGTCCGCCCGCCGGCATCGCTCGCGCCGCGGTTCGCGGCCTCCATGATGCCGCCTCCGCCGCCGCTGCAGACGAGGAACCGGTGTGCCGGCGATGCGAGCGCGAGCGACCACTCGGTCAGCAGGCGGGCCAGCTCGCGCGCCTCGGCGTAGTAACGACCGAGCGGGCCGTCGGGGGTCAGGCGGGACGACCCGAAGAAGGCGATGGTGTCGTGGACCCGTGCGTGCTCGAACGCGTGCAGCGGCTGGAGATACTCCGCCAGGATGCGCAGCGGCCGCGCATCGGCGCTGTCGAGGAACTCCTCGTTGCGGTAGGCAAGCGGAAGGTCGGTATTCGACATCGCGCGGCATGGTGCCAGAGGAGCGTCCCGCACCCAAACGGCACGAGCGTGCGATCAGGCAGGGCAGGCGAGGTAGCCACCGTCGATCGGCAGTACCGTGCCCGTCACGTACCGCGACTCGTTCGATGCCAGATAGACGCAGCCCCACGCGATGTCCTCGGGTGTTCCGAAGTACGGCAGGGGGATGCTGCGCTCGAGCCAGACGCGTCGCTCGGGATTCGCGAGCAGGCGCTCGATGCTCTCGCCGCTCTCGATCAGCCCCGACGAGATTGCGTTCACCCGGATCCGGTCCCTCGCGTAGCCGACGGCCATCGATCGCGTGAGGGCGTTCATCGCGCCCTTGCTCGCCGAGTAGGCGTCCATGGTCTTCGCCTGCGCCCGCTCGCCGGCGGCGACGGTCCGCCCCGCGAGGACGACCTTTGCGCCCTCGCGCGCGAACACGGTCGCGATGGTGCGCCCGATGCCTCTCGTGGCGCCCGTGACGATCGCCACCTTGCCGTCGAGTCGCATCGTCGGGCGGAGTCTTTGCCCGCCACCTGCATGGGCGTCAAGGCGACTGGACGGCTCGCATCGGCGCGTCGTAGGACGGCAGGATCGTGGTGAAGATCGGCCGCCTCCTCGACCATCCCACCAAAGCGGGCGGTGCCATGGACTACGGCCGCGCCGCGCTCGACCTCGTGTTCGACGACGTGAACGCACGCGGCGGGATCGACGGCGCGCCGATCACCATCGTCGAGGTCGACGCCGTCGGCAGCATCGAACGCGTGAAGGAGGGCGCACGGCGGCTCGCGTCGGACGGGTGCATTCTCATCCTCGGTCCCGCCGTCACCGACTTCGCCGTGCCGCTCGTCCCCGTGCTCGACGAGATCCGGGTGCCGGCGATCAACTGGTCCGGCAGCGGCCTCGCGCGCGGCAAATGGACATTCCAGTTGAAAGTCGGCTCGCTGCCCGACGAAGCCGGGTATCTCACCCGTCTCGTCGCCGCTGGCGGCTACCGCGCGGTGGCGCTCGTCCGCGACGCCGGCCCGATCGGCGACGAGTACGCGGGCTACCTGCGCGGCGGGCTCGGCAGCCTCGGCGTCGGCGTGGCCGCCGACGTGGAGATCGCGAAGCCCGACGCCGCCGGGCGCTGCGTCGATGCGATCCGGCGCGCCGAGCCACCCTGCGTCGTCTATCTGGGACTCGGGCCCAGCGGCGTCGCCTTCTGCCGTGCGCTGCGGGCGAGCGGTGACCGCGTAGCAGTGATCGGCAACATCGGCATCGGGGTCTTTCCCGAGCCTGCGCTCGAGGGCGTCGTCTTCACCGACGTCGTCGACGACGCGAACCCGGTGCTGCAGCGCTTCGCGCAGAAGTGGGAGGCGCGTTTCGGTTCGCCACCGCTTCTCCTCGGCCTCGCGGCGTCGCACGACCTCGCGACGACCGCGGTCGCAGCCCTGCGCCGCGCCCCGTCGCTCACGCCTGCCGGCGTGCGCAGCGGCCTGGAGCACCTCCGCGGTATCCCCGCGGCGGCGGGCGCGGCCGGTACGACCATCGGCTTCGCACCCTGGGATCGCGACGGCTACAAGGGGCCGCTGATCGTCTACCGCGAGATCAAGGGCGGGCGGTCGGTGATGCACCGTCGTTGAGGGGGATCCTCATTTCTTTGGCCACGGATCGAACGATCCGAAGTACCAGAGCTGTCCCTCGGGATCGCGGGCTCCGTAGCCCTTTCCACCGTACTCCTTGGCTTCCAGCGGGAACACGATCTCCGCGCCGGCCGCCTTCGCACGCGCATGGTGCGCGTCGCAGTCCTCGACGACGACGTACACGGAGCCGGTGAGCACGCTCGCATCCGCGGCGGGCTTCCACAGCTTGGCGATCTCGTCGTCGCGGTGCGAGCCGAGCATGATCATGCCGTCGCCGAGCGTCAGCTCGGCATGCGCGATGGTGCCGTGCTCGCCGGGCACGACGAGATGGCGCTCGAATCCGAAGGCTCGACAGAGCCACTCGAGCATTCGGGGTGCGTCCTTGTAGCGCATCGAGGGGATCATCGTGGAGCCCATGCCGTCCTCCTCTCGTGGCG encodes the following:
- a CDS encoding RNB domain-containing ribonuclease produces the protein MIEYGLEPEFPPAALAEAGALPDGAGGHGHARDLRALPWCSIDNDDSRDLDQLTVAEASIDGCTTIRVAVADVSATVSPGTALDRHARANTTSVYTPPRIFPMLPERLSTDLTSLNPDVDRLAVVIEIAVGPDGVCGESTVYPALVHNHAKLAYHAVGAWLEGEGPLPAAVAAVSGLAENLKLQDGVAQRLKEHRHDHGALELETIEARAEFDGDRVSRLAAEAPNRARQLIEDFMIAANGIVARFLEARRFPVFRRVVRLPERWQRIVSLAADYGEQLPGAPDAPALNAFLLRRRAADPLRFPDLSLTIVKLLGRGEYAASFPGQTVVGHFGLAVSEYTHSTAPNRRYPDLVTQRLVHAALAQKKVPYGRDELNALAAECTEKEDGAQKVERRVRKAAAACLLSSRIGQQFDGVVTGASSKGTWVRVFDPPVEGRVERGEEGLDVGDEVRVRLVHTDPERGFIDFVRV
- a CDS encoding SDR family NAD(P)-dependent oxidoreductase, yielding MHAIAHYGDGVASRLVQRAIGIPPRALHYVGNPTIFDCGETLAALAGSGIAVPPLASYAPRLWSYWDGNLHPDSSHTQSLERAVRGKYVLVTGASSGIGRALAIKVAAAGAHAILVARRADQLAEVRTLIERAGGTASAFPTDLTDAASVERLCHDVVARFGGVDVLVNNAGRSIRRSLSLSEDRFHDFERTMEINYFGAVRLLLGLLPAMRKRGGGHVVNVSSIGAQVGTP
- a CDS encoding SDR family oxidoreductase → MRLDGKVAIVTGATRGIGRTIATVFAREGAKVVLAGRTVAAGERAQAKTMDAYSASKGAMNALTRSMAVGYARDRIRVNAISSGLIESGESIERLLANPERRVWLERSIPLPYFGTPEDIAWGCVYLASNESRYVTGTVLPIDGGYLACPA
- a CDS encoding ABC transporter substrate-binding protein, which gives rise to MVKIGRLLDHPTKAGGAMDYGRAALDLVFDDVNARGGIDGAPITIVEVDAVGSIERVKEGARRLASDGCILILGPAVTDFAVPLVPVLDEIRVPAINWSGSGLARGKWTFQLKVGSLPDEAGYLTRLVAAGGYRAVALVRDAGPIGDEYAGYLRGGLGSLGVGVAADVEIAKPDAAGRCVDAIRRAEPPCVVYLGLGPSGVAFCRALRASGDRVAVIGNIGIGVFPEPALEGVVFTDVVDDANPVLQRFAQKWEARFGSPPLLLGLAASHDLATTAVAALRRAPSLTPAGVRSGLEHLRGIPAAAGAAGTTIGFAPWDRDGYKGPLIVYREIKGGRSVMHRR
- a CDS encoding VOC family protein; translation: MGSTMIPSMRYKDAPRMLEWLCRAFGFERHLVVPGEHGTIAHAELTLGDGMIMLGSHRDDEIAKLWKPAADASVLTGSVYVVVEDCDAHHARAKAAGAEIVFPLEAKEYGGKGYGARDPEGQLWYFGSFDPWPKK
- a CDS encoding TIGR00730 family Rossman fold protein, yielding MSNTDLPLAYRNEEFLDSADARPLRILAEYLQPLHAFEHARVHDTIAFFGSSRLTPDGPLGRYYAEARELARLLTEWSLALASPAHRFLVCSGGGGGIMEAANRGASDAGGRTIGLNIGLPHEQRPNPYITPGLSFEFHYFFMRKLWFAHLARAIVVFPGGYGTLDELFEILTLCQTRKLERPIVTVMYGSTYWNEIVNFPALVRHGVISKEDLEMVRFVDSPPEALACLQSALGTEAAITAPSFARSRTCASPDGAP